In Clarias gariepinus isolate MV-2021 ecotype Netherlands chromosome 1, CGAR_prim_01v2, whole genome shotgun sequence, one DNA window encodes the following:
- the gal3st3 gene encoding galactose-3-O-sulfotransferase 3 isoform X1 produces MLVFISLWVLRFSFTRNFAHFTRVIDLSVSLFVCLSQYQMMSQKKIFLLLVAISTVSLLLHHGGHLSWTLEVFRLNCPSKNSETNVKHTNVLFLKTHKTASTTVQNIFFRFAERNNLTVALPVTPCDHQFCYPRIFSSHFVHPHTMPPNIVTSHMRFSRSELRRMMPSDTIYITIMREPGAMFESLFSYYNQYCDTFKRVPNGSLDTFLDKPWEYYRPDEKDSMYARNTLTFDLGGDKDRSSADVESYAKRFAAEMGNVFSLVMIAEYFDESLVLLRHLLSWDLEDVLYIKQNMRMPLSKNNLSEAQLVKIRQWNAIDAVLYDYFNASLWRQLKEFGLACVAREVKLLRRAQEQMVRGCFGGKLPQLRGAKEITNKELRPWQPSSKVTIAGYELPINATQESGMSQDMCLKMVMPELPYTKRLLYLHMQRYRNRYFLNAMQRNAMKFNNQDQKGFNLHHSVTLGRGTKKAAQFSNQPRQN; encoded by the exons ATGCTAGTTTTCATTAGTCTGTGGGTTCTCAGGTTCTCTTTCACCAGAAACTTCGCTCACTTCACTCGGGTGATtgatctgtctgtctccctgtttgtctgtctctcccagTACCAGATGATGTCTCAGAAGAAGATTTTCCTGCTTCTGGTGGCAATTAGTACAGTCAGTTTGCTGTTGCATCACGGAGGTCATCTCAGTTG GACCTTGGAAGTATTTCGACTGAACTGTCCATCCAAAAATTCTGAAACCAATGTAAAACACACCAACGTGCTTTTCCTCAAGACACACAAGACAGCCAGCACTACTGTGCAAAACATATTCTTCCGCTTTGCCGAGCGCAACAACCTCACCGTGGCGCTGCCAGTCACCCCATGTGACCACCAGTTCTGCTACCCGCGTATTTTCAGCAGTCACTTCGTTCACCCCCACACCATGCCGCCAAACATTGTGACCAGCCACATGCGCTTCAGTCGCTCTGAGTTGAGACGCATGATGCCCAGTGACACCATCTACATCACCATCATGCGTGAGCCTGGTGCCATGTTTGAGTCTCTGTTCAGCTACTATAATCAGTACTGTGACACTTTTAAACGAGTCCCCAATGGTTCTCTAGATACTTTTCTGGATAAGCCCTGGGAATACTACCGCCCTGATGAGAAAGATTCAATGTATGCAAGGAATACGCTGACCTTTGATCTGGGCGGTGATAAGGATCGATCTTCCGCAGATGTGGAGAGTTACGCAAAACGATTTGCTGCAGAAATGGGTAATGTCTTCTCACTGGTTATGATTGCAGAATATTTTGATGAATCACTAGTCCTGTTGCGGCATCTGTTATCATGGGACCTAGAGGACGTGCTCTACATAAAGCAAAACATGCGCATGCCTTTGTCTAAAAACAACCTATCTGAAGCGCAACTGGTCAAAATCCGGCAATGGAATGCCATTGATGCTGTGCTGTATGACTACTTTAACGCCTCACTTTGGAGGCAGCTAAAAGAATTTGGACTAGCTTGTGTTGCTAGGGAAGTAAAGCTGCTGCGACGTGCCCAAGAACAGATGGTACGCGGCTGCTTTGGAGGCAAATTGCCTCAGTTGCGTGGCGCTAAAGAGATCACCAACAAAGAATTGCGGCCCTGGCAGCCCAGCTCCAAGGTGACTATTGCTGGTTATGAGTTACCTATCAATGCAACACAGGAGTCTGGCATGTCACAGGACATGTGCCTGAAAATGGTCATGCCTGAATTGCCATATACAAAGCGACTGCTATACTTGCACATGCAGCGTTACAGAAACAGgtactttttaaatgcaatgCAACGTAATGCGATGAAATTTAATAACCAGGAccaaaaaggcttcaatttacATCATTCAGTCACACTGGGGAGGGGCACCAAAAAAGCTGCACAGTTCTCCAACCAGCCACGTCAAAATTAG
- the gal3st3 gene encoding galactose-3-O-sulfotransferase 3 isoform X2, with protein sequence MMSQKKIFLLLVAISTVSLLLHHGGHLSWTLEVFRLNCPSKNSETNVKHTNVLFLKTHKTASTTVQNIFFRFAERNNLTVALPVTPCDHQFCYPRIFSSHFVHPHTMPPNIVTSHMRFSRSELRRMMPSDTIYITIMREPGAMFESLFSYYNQYCDTFKRVPNGSLDTFLDKPWEYYRPDEKDSMYARNTLTFDLGGDKDRSSADVESYAKRFAAEMGNVFSLVMIAEYFDESLVLLRHLLSWDLEDVLYIKQNMRMPLSKNNLSEAQLVKIRQWNAIDAVLYDYFNASLWRQLKEFGLACVAREVKLLRRAQEQMVRGCFGGKLPQLRGAKEITNKELRPWQPSSKVTIAGYELPINATQESGMSQDMCLKMVMPELPYTKRLLYLHMQRYRNRYFLNAMQRNAMKFNNQDQKGFNLHHSVTLGRGTKKAAQFSNQPRQN encoded by the exons ATGATGTCTCAGAAGAAGATTTTCCTGCTTCTGGTGGCAATTAGTACAGTCAGTTTGCTGTTGCATCACGGAGGTCATCTCAGTTG GACCTTGGAAGTATTTCGACTGAACTGTCCATCCAAAAATTCTGAAACCAATGTAAAACACACCAACGTGCTTTTCCTCAAGACACACAAGACAGCCAGCACTACTGTGCAAAACATATTCTTCCGCTTTGCCGAGCGCAACAACCTCACCGTGGCGCTGCCAGTCACCCCATGTGACCACCAGTTCTGCTACCCGCGTATTTTCAGCAGTCACTTCGTTCACCCCCACACCATGCCGCCAAACATTGTGACCAGCCACATGCGCTTCAGTCGCTCTGAGTTGAGACGCATGATGCCCAGTGACACCATCTACATCACCATCATGCGTGAGCCTGGTGCCATGTTTGAGTCTCTGTTCAGCTACTATAATCAGTACTGTGACACTTTTAAACGAGTCCCCAATGGTTCTCTAGATACTTTTCTGGATAAGCCCTGGGAATACTACCGCCCTGATGAGAAAGATTCAATGTATGCAAGGAATACGCTGACCTTTGATCTGGGCGGTGATAAGGATCGATCTTCCGCAGATGTGGAGAGTTACGCAAAACGATTTGCTGCAGAAATGGGTAATGTCTTCTCACTGGTTATGATTGCAGAATATTTTGATGAATCACTAGTCCTGTTGCGGCATCTGTTATCATGGGACCTAGAGGACGTGCTCTACATAAAGCAAAACATGCGCATGCCTTTGTCTAAAAACAACCTATCTGAAGCGCAACTGGTCAAAATCCGGCAATGGAATGCCATTGATGCTGTGCTGTATGACTACTTTAACGCCTCACTTTGGAGGCAGCTAAAAGAATTTGGACTAGCTTGTGTTGCTAGGGAAGTAAAGCTGCTGCGACGTGCCCAAGAACAGATGGTACGCGGCTGCTTTGGAGGCAAATTGCCTCAGTTGCGTGGCGCTAAAGAGATCACCAACAAAGAATTGCGGCCCTGGCAGCCCAGCTCCAAGGTGACTATTGCTGGTTATGAGTTACCTATCAATGCAACACAGGAGTCTGGCATGTCACAGGACATGTGCCTGAAAATGGTCATGCCTGAATTGCCATATACAAAGCGACTGCTATACTTGCACATGCAGCGTTACAGAAACAGgtactttttaaatgcaatgCAACGTAATGCGATGAAATTTAATAACCAGGAccaaaaaggcttcaatttacATCATTCAGTCACACTGGGGAGGGGCACCAAAAAAGCTGCACAGTTCTCCAACCAGCCACGTCAAAATTAG